From Watersipora subatra chromosome 2, tzWatSuba1.1, whole genome shotgun sequence, one genomic window encodes:
- the LOC137386737 gene encoding kinesin-like protein KIF9, whose protein sequence is MSASRSKKVKVWVRTRPTGSFANDNIDLKSDGKTVNLHIKREERHGVVNNQILDWSFKMDGILHNSEQQDVFEKTAKPLITRCLNGYNGTMLCYGQTGAGKTFTMTGATENYSYRGLIPRALQQLYKDIEEKTDYSINVRISYLEIYNEHMVDLLASQPFLEKEGAMQMAIGEDENGVYVKGLTQHLAQTEEEALNLLFEGETNRVIAQHSMNAASSRSHCIFMLNVEARSRVMSNAVYTTSKLNFVDLAGSERLSKTLSEGKVKEEAMYINKSLSFLEQCVIALADRRRDHIPFRQSKLTHVLKDSIGGSCDTILIANVWGEREQLDETVSTLRFATRMMCVASEPAVNEQVDPTLMVKKLEKDIQNLKRELAMHDTLNNRSMVTYEALSEQQKYEIKQQVRRYISSDLDTIDIINIKQIEGVYESFKEICLSTELDVEARLRDKYTLIDKTDPEQIKEAQARGINIADDGTVGEPDGTGFGLGIAPSSAKAADISNVSVRGGKGGKRRGKERQSPAPAKTPPTGVGVRPAEGRTPSPQTEKKDAPAADLETISPVTSASPEKTAPTIPRPSTPPTRTQAFEDFKKEKGSEINRIFVQNQEVLAQKKKSYSQLARQINSIKSEIDKTMERLDQLKKDRENEGFTYNEDGETIISEEEFLEIKNLKTLKQNYRLHHDDLKALRAEIQYCQKLVDQCRHKLIKEFDSWYATSFIAADDPTQTSEQAGFGQRQGTSVNPDVGLEDEGEKFERLHEQLLMEDPESVAFQNARVRTDRRKTYERAISQTQPAQKSTKKPGTPTRIMNNKPPAKLEIQIR, encoded by the exons ATGAGCGCTTCTCGTTCTAAAAAAGTGAAAGTCTGGGTTAGGACAAGACCGACTGGCAGTTTTGCCAATGATAACATTGATCTAAAATCGGATGGCAAG ACGGTTAATCTCCACATCAAAAGGGAAGAAAGACATGGAGTTGTCAACAACCAAATTCTTGATTGGTCATTCAAAATGGATGGAATCCTTCACAATTCCGAGCAACAGGATGTGTTTGAGAAGACTGCAAAACCTCTTATAACAAGATGCTTAAATGGTTATAATG GCACCATGTTGTGCTATGGACAAACTGGTGCAGGTAAAACCTTTACCATGACTGGAGCAACAGAGAACTATAGCTACAGAGGGCTTATTCCCAGGGCTTTACAGCAGCTTTACAAAGACATTGAGGAGAAAACAGATTATTCCATAAATGTCAG AATAAGCTATTTGGAGATATACAATGAGCACATGGTTGACCTTCTCGCCTCTCAGCCTTTCCTTGAGAAAGAAGGGGCTATGCAGATGGCCATAGGTGAAGACGAAAATGGAGTCTATGTGAAAGGTTTGACTCAGCATTTGGCACAAACTGAAGAGGAAGCTCTCAACCTGCTTTTTGAG GGGGAGACAAATCGAGTAATTGCTCAACACTCAATGAATGCTGCATCATCAAGATCCCACTGCATATTTATGCTGAATGTTGAAGCAAGGTCAAGGGTTATGTCCAATGCTGTTTACACGACATCTAAACTCAATTTTGTGGATCTCGCTGGCTCAGAAAGGCTTAGCAAAACTCTG TCTGAAGGAAAGGTCAAAGAAGAAGCAATGTACATCAACAAATCACTGTCATTCCTCGAGCAGTGTGTCATAGCTCTCGCTGACCGGAGGCGAGATCACATCCCCTTCCGCCAGTCCAAGTTGACACATGTGCTAAAAGACTCCATAGGTGGTTCATGCGATACA ATCCTGATAGCTAATGTCTGGGGAGAGCGTGAACAATTAGACGAGACAGTCTCAACCCTGCGATTTGCCACTAGAATGATGTGCGTTGCCTCTGAACCCGCTGTCAATGAGCAAGTTGACCCCACG CTGATGGTGAAGAAGCTTGAGAAGGACATACAGAACTTGAAGAGGGAGCTGGCAATGCATGACACGCTCAACAATCGCTCGATGGTAACATATGAGGCCCTCTCTGAGCAGCAAAAGTATGAAATCAAGCAGCAGGTGCGCAGATATATCAGCTCAGACCTCGACACCATAGATATTATCAACATCAAACAAATTGAGGGAGTCTATGAGTCATTTAAGGAAATCTGTCT GTCAACAGAACTTGACGTTGAAGCTAGATTGAGAGATAAGTACACACTCATAGATAAAACTGACCCCGAGCAAATCAAGGAAGCACAGGCTCGAGGCATAAACATAGCTGATGATGGTACGGTGGGTGAGCCAGATGGAACTGGTTTTGGACTCGGAATAGCTCCTAGCAGTGCTAAGGCTGCTGACATATCGAATGTTTCGGTTAGAGGAGGCAAGGGAGGCAAGAGGAGAGGAAAGGAAAGACAGAG CCCTGCTCCTGCCAAAACACCACCAACAGGAGTAGGGGTGCGACCCGCTGAAGGTCGAACTCCTAGCCCGCAGACAGAGAAAAAAGATGCTCCTGCTGCCGATTTAGAGACAATCAGTCCTGTCACTTCCGCTTCCCCTGAAAAAACTGCTCCAACCATTCCAAGGCCAAG CACGCCGCCAACCCGCACTCAAGCTTTCGAAGATTTCAAGAAGGAGAAGGGAAGTGAGATTAACAGAATATTTGTACAGAACCAGGAAGTGCTGGCTCAGAAGAAGAAGTCCTACTCCCAACTTGCTCGCCAAATCAATTCTATTAAATCAGAGATCGACAAGACTATGGAGCGGCTTGACCAGCTTAAAAAAGATAGAGAGAATGAAG GCTTTACTTACAACGAAGATGGGGAGACAATCATAAGCGAGGAAGAGTTTTTGGAAATAAAGAACTTGAAGACTTTGAAGCAGAACTATCGGCTGCATCATGATGACCTCAAAGCTCTTCGTGCTGAGATACAGTACTGTCAGAAACTGGTCGATCAGTGTCGACATAAGCTCATCAAAG AGTTTGACAGTTGGTATGCTACTAGCTTCATAGCTGCTGATGATCCCACGCAGACATCCGAGCAGGCAGGATTTGGCCAACGCCAGGGCACATCCGTCAACCCAGATGTTGGG CTGGAGGATGAAGGAGAAAAGTTTGAAAGACTCCACGAGCAGTTGTTAATGGAAGACCCAGAATCCGTAGCATTTCAGAACGCTCGAGTGAGAACTGATCGACGCAAGACGTATGAAAGGGCCATCTCACAAACGCAACCCGCTCAAAAGTCGACCAAGAAACCTGGCACACCGACACGAATAATGAATAACAAGCCACCCGCTAAGTTAGAGATTCAGATTCGATAG